A single window of Rhodococcus jostii RHA1 DNA harbors:
- the eutC gene encoding ethanolamine ammonia-lyase subunit EutC → MSDPVVQDFWAELRATTQARIGLGRTGDALPTQRVLEFRSAHAAARDAVHQPLDAEALAEQVEAVGLGRPVVVTSQASDRSEYLRRPDLGRTPADLSAVPAVTAEVGFVLADGLSPRALTDHGVSLLSALVDEFGGTYSLAPPVIATQARVALGDHIAQALGVQTLVLLIGERPGLSVADSVGVYLTHLPRPGRTDADRNCVSNIHPPEGLGYELAARVVAGLVSGARKLGRSGVELKDTSRADALAAPSEILEL, encoded by the coding sequence GATCCTGTGGTGCAAGACTTCTGGGCGGAACTGCGGGCCACGACGCAGGCGCGCATCGGACTCGGCCGCACCGGTGACGCCCTGCCCACGCAGCGCGTCCTCGAGTTCCGGTCGGCGCACGCCGCCGCACGTGACGCCGTCCACCAGCCGCTCGACGCGGAGGCGCTGGCCGAGCAGGTCGAGGCCGTGGGCCTGGGCAGGCCGGTGGTCGTCACGAGTCAGGCATCGGACCGCAGCGAATACCTGCGCCGGCCCGACCTGGGCCGCACGCCGGCCGACCTGTCCGCGGTTCCCGCGGTGACGGCCGAGGTCGGATTCGTCCTCGCCGACGGGTTGTCGCCGCGGGCGCTCACCGATCACGGGGTGTCCCTGCTGTCCGCGCTGGTCGACGAATTCGGCGGGACGTACTCGCTGGCGCCGCCGGTGATCGCGACCCAGGCCCGGGTGGCGCTCGGTGACCACATCGCGCAGGCACTCGGCGTGCAGACGCTCGTCCTGCTGATCGGGGAGCGGCCGGGGCTGTCGGTGGCCGACAGCGTCGGCGTCTATCTCACGCACCTCCCGCGTCCCGGACGCACCGACGCGGACCGGAACTGCGTGTCCAACATCCACCCACCCGAGGGGCTCGGCTACGAACTCGCAGCCCGCGTCGTGGCGGGTCTCGTGTCCGGTGCCAGGAAACTGGGCCGGTCCGGAGTGGAGTTGAAGGACACCTCCCGTGCCGATGCGCTCGCAGCCCCCTCGGAGATCCTCGAGCTGTAG
- a CDS encoding MFS transporter, with product MTTVSNSGAGAPHAPTPVRQGGTSVRKVAIASGIGTTIEFYDFFIYGTAAALVFPTVFFPALGSTAGTVASFATFAVAFVARPVGAMLFGHYGDRIGRKKTLISTLILMGVSTFLIGLLPGAATIGVAAPILLVLLRFGQGFAVGGEWAGATLLTAEYAPPGKRGLYAMFPQLGPAVAFILSSATFLVTGTLLGDTNEVFLEFGWRIPFLFSAVLVGIGLYMRLAIEETPVFRAAQLADRADAAPRTLPLMDAWRYQTKEILLSAGALATLFAFFYMGTAFLTSYGTKTLGFSRPFVLTVGIASAVVFGFTIVVSALYSDRIGRRRVIMISCGLAVVWALALFPLLDTGSPVAFTIGVMVTLAIFGIAYGPCGALLPEMFQTRYRYTGAGLGYNLAGVLGGAVPPLIAAPLASAYGSAAIGVMLAVLGVVSLLCTKALVETKDDAL from the coding sequence GTGACCACAGTCTCCAACTCGGGTGCGGGAGCCCCCCACGCCCCCACACCGGTGCGCCAGGGCGGTACCAGCGTCCGCAAGGTGGCCATCGCCAGCGGCATCGGCACGACCATCGAGTTCTACGACTTCTTCATCTACGGCACCGCCGCAGCCCTGGTGTTCCCCACGGTGTTCTTTCCCGCCCTCGGCTCCACCGCAGGCACCGTCGCCTCCTTCGCGACATTCGCCGTCGCGTTCGTCGCCAGGCCCGTGGGTGCCATGCTGTTCGGCCACTACGGAGACCGGATCGGACGTAAGAAGACGCTGATCTCCACGCTCATCCTGATGGGTGTCTCGACGTTCCTGATCGGCCTGCTGCCCGGTGCCGCGACGATCGGGGTCGCGGCCCCGATCCTGCTGGTGCTGCTGCGTTTCGGTCAGGGATTCGCCGTCGGCGGCGAATGGGCGGGCGCCACACTGCTGACGGCGGAGTACGCACCCCCGGGTAAGCGCGGCCTCTACGCGATGTTCCCGCAACTCGGCCCCGCGGTGGCCTTCATCCTCTCCAGCGCCACGTTCCTCGTCACCGGCACCCTGCTCGGCGACACCAACGAGGTCTTCCTCGAGTTCGGGTGGCGGATTCCCTTCCTGTTCAGCGCCGTCCTTGTCGGCATCGGCCTCTACATGCGACTGGCGATCGAGGAGACACCGGTGTTCCGCGCGGCCCAGCTTGCCGACCGTGCCGACGCGGCCCCGCGGACCCTCCCGCTGATGGACGCCTGGCGGTACCAGACAAAGGAGATCCTCCTCTCCGCCGGCGCGCTCGCTACACTCTTCGCGTTCTTCTACATGGGCACAGCGTTTCTCACCAGCTACGGCACCAAGACCCTCGGATTCAGCCGCCCGTTCGTGTTGACGGTCGGGATCGCCTCGGCCGTGGTCTTCGGATTCACGATCGTCGTCTCGGCTCTGTACTCGGACCGGATCGGGCGCCGACGGGTCATCATGATCTCCTGCGGACTGGCCGTCGTGTGGGCGCTCGCACTGTTCCCCCTGCTCGACACCGGTTCACCCGTCGCGTTCACGATCGGCGTGATGGTCACGCTCGCCATCTTCGGAATCGCCTACGGCCCCTGCGGCGCCCTGCTTCCCGAAATGTTCCAGACGCGCTACCGCTACACCGGCGCCGGCCTCGGCTACAACCTCGCCGGCGTGCTCGGCGGCGCGGTGCCGCCGCTGATCGCCGCGCCGCTGGCGTCCGCGTACGGCAGCGCCGCGATCGGCGTGATGCTCGCCGTCCTCGGCGTGGTCAGCCTGCTGTGCACGAAAGCCCTGGTGGAAACGAAAGACGACGCGCTCTGA
- a CDS encoding AMP-binding protein — MTTPLPSYTNGVWDAPMLGDTIGDNFDRTVAAHGDRDALVDRPSGRRWTYAELRRDVDAVAAGLLKRGIGKGDRVGIWAPNCPEWTLIQFATAKIGAVLVNINPAYRAHELKYVLDQAGIRLLVSAPEFKSSDYAAMIEEVRPQCPDLEMVVLLGSAEWSRLASDGMAAHEADPALLPAAQAALSSDDPINIQYTSGTTGFPKGATLSHHNILNNGYFVGELCHYTENDRVCIPVPFYHCFGMVMGNLACTSHGATMIIPGPSFDPTATLQAVEAEKCTSLYGVPTMFIAELAEPDFASFDLSSLRTGIMAGSPCPVEVMKQVIEQMGMAEVSICYGMTETSPVSLQTRSDDTIDQRVSTVGRVGPHLEVKIVDPATGLTVPRGTPGELCTRGYSVMLGYWNNPEKTAEAIDAGRWMHTGDIGVMDSDGYVAITGRIKDMVIRGGENVYPREIEEFLYTHPDILDAQVIGVPDAKYGEELMVWVRMKDGAEPLDAAKVREFCTGKLAHYKIPKYVHVVDEFPMTVTGKVRKVEMREQSLDLIGRT, encoded by the coding sequence ATGACAACCCCGCTTCCCAGCTACACCAACGGCGTGTGGGACGCCCCGATGCTCGGCGACACCATCGGAGACAACTTCGACCGGACCGTGGCAGCCCACGGCGATCGTGACGCCCTGGTCGACCGGCCCTCGGGACGGCGGTGGACGTACGCCGAACTGAGGCGGGACGTCGACGCCGTGGCGGCGGGGTTGCTGAAGCGGGGAATCGGGAAGGGCGACCGGGTGGGGATCTGGGCGCCGAACTGCCCGGAGTGGACGCTGATCCAGTTCGCGACTGCCAAGATCGGCGCCGTGCTCGTCAACATCAACCCCGCCTACCGGGCGCACGAGTTGAAGTACGTGCTCGACCAGGCCGGTATCCGCCTGCTGGTGTCGGCGCCCGAATTCAAGTCGTCCGACTATGCGGCCATGATCGAGGAGGTCCGGCCGCAGTGCCCCGACCTCGAGATGGTGGTGCTCCTCGGGAGTGCCGAGTGGAGCCGGCTGGCGTCGGACGGCATGGCTGCGCACGAGGCCGACCCGGCGCTGCTGCCTGCCGCGCAGGCGGCCCTGTCCTCGGACGATCCGATCAATATTCAATACACCTCGGGGACAACCGGATTCCCCAAAGGGGCGACGCTCAGCCACCACAACATCCTGAACAACGGGTACTTCGTCGGCGAGCTGTGCCACTACACGGAGAACGACCGCGTCTGCATCCCGGTGCCGTTCTACCACTGCTTCGGCATGGTGATGGGCAACCTGGCGTGCACGAGTCACGGCGCGACCATGATCATTCCGGGGCCGTCCTTCGACCCGACAGCCACGCTGCAGGCCGTCGAAGCGGAGAAGTGCACGTCGCTGTACGGGGTGCCGACGATGTTCATTGCCGAACTCGCCGAACCGGACTTCGCATCGTTCGACCTGTCGAGTCTGCGGACCGGAATCATGGCCGGGTCACCCTGCCCGGTGGAGGTGATGAAGCAGGTCATCGAACAGATGGGAATGGCCGAGGTCTCCATCTGTTACGGCATGACCGAGACGTCGCCGGTGTCGTTGCAGACCCGGTCGGACGACACGATCGATCAGCGCGTGTCGACGGTCGGCCGGGTCGGCCCGCACCTCGAGGTCAAGATCGTCGATCCGGCAACGGGGTTGACCGTTCCGCGGGGCACGCCGGGCGAGCTCTGCACCCGGGGTTACTCGGTGATGCTCGGGTACTGGAACAACCCGGAGAAGACCGCGGAAGCGATCGACGCCGGACGGTGGATGCACACCGGTGACATCGGTGTGATGGATTCGGACGGCTACGTCGCGATCACCGGGCGGATCAAGGACATGGTCATCCGCGGTGGCGAGAACGTCTATCCCCGCGAGATCGAGGAGTTCCTGTACACGCATCCGGACATCCTCGACGCCCAGGTCATCGGGGTGCCGGACGCGAAGTACGGCGAGGAACTGATGGTGTGGGTGCGGATGAAGGACGGTGCCGAGCCCCTGGACGCGGCGAAGGTGCGCGAATTCTGCACCGGGAAGCTCGCCCACTACAAGATCCCGAAGTACGTGCACGTCGTCGACGAGTTCCCGATGACGGTGACCGGCAAGGTGCGCAAGGTCGAGATGCGCGAGCAGTCCCTCGACCTGATCGGGCGCACCTGA
- a CDS encoding ankyrin repeat domain-containing protein translates to MSTPELEHALFDAVVRDDVAAARTLIDAGADVDAKNAREDSAFLYAGAEGLNEILALTLDAGADVTSINRFGGTALIPAAEHGHVDTVRMLIEAGVPINHVNEPGWTALLEAVVYGDGSERYQDVVRLLLDAGADPSIEDADGRTALQHAERRGQDAVATLLRTR, encoded by the coding sequence GTGTCGACGCCCGAACTGGAACACGCGCTGTTCGACGCCGTCGTCCGTGACGACGTCGCCGCCGCGCGGACGCTGATCGACGCCGGAGCGGACGTCGACGCGAAGAACGCCCGCGAGGACTCGGCGTTCCTGTACGCCGGCGCGGAGGGACTGAACGAGATTCTCGCGCTCACCCTCGACGCCGGCGCCGACGTCACCAGCATCAACCGGTTCGGCGGAACCGCGCTGATCCCGGCGGCCGAGCACGGCCACGTCGACACCGTGCGGATGCTGATCGAGGCCGGCGTGCCGATCAACCACGTCAACGAGCCGGGCTGGACGGCCCTGCTCGAGGCCGTGGTCTACGGCGACGGCTCCGAGCGGTATCAGGACGTCGTCCGCCTGCTGCTCGACGCGGGCGCCGATCCGTCCATCGAGGACGCGGACGGCCGCACGGCCCTGCAGCATGCCGAGCGGCGCGGGCAGGACGCCGTCGCGACGTTGCTGCGGACCAGATGA
- a CDS encoding GlcG/HbpS family heme-binding protein, whose amino-acid sequence MRTFHRLPRVLAITVPLAAIVATSACGTSASDEASPTSTPLATAAAPAPIDGADGVVSQNRLGIGTAQAAAQAALAKCQADGLGFVTVSVVDRAGNVQAMLRGDNAAQHTVEAARQKAYTAAAFGANTSDLSERAKGDGATVADLPGTLFLAGGVSVKSAGGSIAGIGVGGAPDGMRDQACAAAGLDAIAGTLG is encoded by the coding sequence ATGCGCACCTTCCACCGCCTGCCCCGCGTTCTGGCGATCACCGTCCCGCTCGCCGCGATCGTCGCCACCTCGGCGTGCGGCACGTCCGCGTCCGACGAGGCGAGTCCGACGTCCACTCCGCTCGCGACCGCCGCCGCGCCTGCCCCGATCGACGGTGCGGACGGCGTGGTGAGCCAGAACCGTCTCGGTATCGGCACAGCGCAGGCCGCCGCGCAGGCGGCGCTCGCGAAGTGCCAGGCCGACGGGCTCGGCTTCGTCACCGTGTCGGTGGTCGATCGTGCCGGCAACGTGCAGGCCATGCTGCGCGGGGACAATGCCGCTCAGCACACCGTGGAGGCGGCCCGCCAGAAGGCGTACACCGCTGCCGCGTTCGGCGCGAACACCAGCGATCTGAGCGAACGGGCCAAGGGCGACGGCGCGACGGTCGCCGACCTTCCCGGCACCTTGTTCCTCGCAGGCGGGGTGAGCGTGAAGTCGGCCGGCGGGTCGATCGCGGGTATCGGCGTCGGCGGCGCGCCCGACGGAATGCGGGATCAGGCGTGCGCGGCCGCCGGGCTCGACGCGATCGCCGGGACGCTCGGTTGA
- a CDS encoding sensor histidine kinase — MTTPVDGVDRPDGAGLRGPLVTAIHVSFYVLLATSTARYLTYHGVSGRFIVVVALIAALAALYTVTAVVARRGGVWEPWVWPVLTTWAVLVWLAPSFAWCAFPMFFLCTRAYPSRIAYPVVGVLAVLTSVAFFTFSGRTEWAVLVGPLCTGALIVMAYSQIERDGRERVRLLRQVAETRSRLAETEREAGVLAERERLAREIHDTVTQGLTSSLLRLEAAEQIWAQADPRTEERAREDVRVATGTLRENLAETRSLVHHLAAPNLESQPLDAALLAAARTHHPRAELRIVGTPIAIPAEVTHALLRITQSAVSNIARHAHAETVGVTLTYLPDAVALDIFDDGTGFEPPPAGSPSARGGYGLRAMRSRVEQLGGTFTVESAPGEGTVVAAQIPCARGTAA; from the coding sequence GTGACGACACCTGTGGACGGAGTGGACAGGCCGGACGGCGCGGGTCTGCGCGGCCCGCTCGTTACCGCCATCCATGTGTCGTTCTACGTCCTCCTCGCGACGTCGACGGCGCGATATCTGACCTACCACGGAGTGAGCGGACGGTTCATCGTGGTGGTCGCGTTGATCGCGGCGCTTGCCGCGTTGTACACGGTCACCGCCGTTGTCGCACGGCGGGGAGGCGTGTGGGAACCGTGGGTATGGCCGGTCCTGACGACGTGGGCAGTGCTCGTCTGGCTCGCGCCGAGTTTCGCCTGGTGCGCGTTTCCCATGTTCTTCCTGTGCACGCGGGCGTACCCGAGCCGGATCGCGTACCCGGTCGTCGGGGTTCTCGCCGTCCTCACCTCGGTGGCGTTCTTCACCTTCTCCGGCCGCACCGAGTGGGCCGTGCTGGTGGGACCGCTGTGCACCGGGGCGCTGATCGTCATGGCGTACAGCCAGATCGAGCGCGACGGCCGGGAACGGGTGCGACTGCTCCGCCAGGTGGCGGAGACCCGGTCCCGGCTCGCGGAAACCGAGCGGGAGGCGGGGGTGCTCGCCGAACGCGAACGACTGGCCCGCGAGATCCACGACACCGTGACGCAGGGGCTGACCAGCAGCCTGCTCCGGCTCGAGGCGGCCGAGCAGATCTGGGCGCAGGCAGATCCGCGGACGGAGGAGCGGGCACGTGAGGACGTCCGCGTGGCGACCGGAACGTTGCGCGAGAACCTGGCGGAAACACGCAGTCTCGTGCACCATCTCGCGGCGCCCAATCTGGAATCCCAGCCACTCGACGCGGCACTGCTCGCCGCCGCGCGTACCCACCACCCGCGGGCGGAGCTCCGGATCGTGGGCACTCCGATCGCGATTCCGGCGGAGGTGACGCATGCGCTGCTGCGGATCACCCAGAGCGCGGTGTCCAACATCGCCCGGCACGCCCACGCCGAGACCGTGGGTGTCACGTTGACGTACCTTCCGGACGCCGTCGCGCTCGACATCTTCGACGACGGCACCGGTTTCGAACCCCCGCCCGCCGGATCTCCCTCGGCGCGAGGCGGATACGGCCTGCGCGCGATGCGCAGTCGCGTCGAGCAACTGGGCGGCACGTTCACCGTCGAGAGCGCACCGGGCGAGGGCACCGTGGTGGCCGCCCAGATACCGTGCGCGAGAGGAACCGCGGCATGA
- a CDS encoding response regulator, whose amino-acid sequence MTRVTVLLVDDHVVVRAGLRALLDSQPDIEVIAEAGTGEEAVDAVSAFRPQLVTMDLALGAGIDGVEAIRRIRQVDRALPVLVFTTYDTDADVVRAIDAGAIGYLLKDSTPQEIFAAVRGAAAGQSVLSPPVASRLLQQMQRPEEALTPREAELLTLMAEGMTNKELGKALFISEATVKTHLAHIYAKLGVDTRAAAVSVALRRQGIR is encoded by the coding sequence ATGACGAGAGTGACCGTGCTGCTGGTCGACGACCATGTGGTCGTTCGTGCCGGGCTGCGAGCGCTTCTCGACTCGCAGCCGGACATCGAGGTGATCGCCGAGGCGGGCACGGGGGAGGAGGCGGTCGACGCGGTGAGCGCCTTCCGGCCGCAGCTCGTGACGATGGATCTCGCCCTGGGCGCCGGTATCGACGGGGTCGAGGCCATTCGCCGCATCCGACAGGTCGATCGGGCCCTGCCGGTGCTGGTGTTCACGACCTACGACACGGATGCCGACGTGGTGCGCGCCATCGACGCCGGTGCCATCGGATACCTCCTGAAGGATTCGACACCCCAGGAGATCTTCGCGGCCGTGCGCGGCGCGGCCGCCGGCCAGAGTGTGCTGTCGCCGCCCGTCGCGTCGCGGCTACTGCAGCAGATGCAGCGCCCCGAGGAGGCCCTCACGCCGCGGGAGGCCGAACTGCTGACCCTGATGGCCGAGGGCATGACCAACAAGGAACTCGGCAAAGCCCTCTTCATCAGCGAGGCGACGGTCAAGACCCATCTCGCCCACATCTACGCGAAACTCGGTGTCGACACCCGCGCCGCGGCGGTGTCCGTGGCCCTGCGACGGCAGGGCATTCGCTGA
- a CDS encoding GlsB/YeaQ/YmgE family stress response membrane protein: protein MVMDIIGTIIFGAVIGVLARLVIPGKQAMGWIITVVLGIIGALIGYWVWEGLLDKGDTGGIDWIRWIISIAVAAVLTLGYTSMTSKNRV, encoded by the coding sequence ATGGTCATGGACATCATCGGCACCATCATCTTCGGTGCGGTCATCGGCGTTCTGGCGCGTCTCGTGATTCCGGGAAAGCAGGCGATGGGTTGGATCATCACCGTCGTCCTCGGCATCATCGGTGCGCTGATCGGGTACTGGGTGTGGGAGGGGCTCCTCGACAAGGGGGACACCGGCGGAATCGACTGGATCCGGTGGATCATCAGCATCGCCGTAGCGGCCGTGCTGACCCTCGGATACACCTCGATGACGAGCAAGAACAGGGTGTAG
- a CDS encoding TetR/AcrR family transcriptional regulator has translation MTTDVDGTEAPITRREQMKADRRRQLLDAAARLIAERGFLGVRLEDLGSAAGISGPAVYRHFPNKDAVLVELLVGISTRLLEGGSLVVAEAASPEAALEGLIDFHLDFALGEPDLIRIQDRDLESLPAEARREVRQTQRRYVEIWVKVLLQVDTSLDETDARTKAHATFGLINSTPHSADPTTPSRTRKVLRDMTLLCLRP, from the coding sequence ATGACCACAGACGTCGACGGCACCGAAGCGCCGATCACGCGCCGGGAACAGATGAAGGCGGATCGTCGCCGCCAACTGCTCGACGCCGCCGCCCGCCTCATCGCCGAACGGGGCTTCCTCGGCGTCCGCCTCGAGGACCTCGGTTCCGCGGCGGGAATCAGCGGCCCCGCCGTGTACCGGCACTTCCCCAACAAGGACGCCGTCCTCGTCGAACTGCTCGTCGGGATCAGCACGCGACTGCTCGAGGGCGGGTCGCTCGTCGTGGCGGAGGCCGCCTCCCCGGAAGCGGCCCTCGAGGGTCTGATCGACTTCCACCTGGACTTCGCGCTCGGCGAACCCGACCTCATTCGTATCCAGGACCGGGACCTGGAGAGCCTGCCCGCCGAGGCCCGCCGGGAGGTCCGGCAGACGCAGCGGCGCTACGTGGAGATCTGGGTGAAGGTACTGCTGCAGGTGGACACGTCACTGGACGAGACGGATGCCCGCACCAAGGCACACGCCACGTTCGGGCTCATCAACTCGACCCCGCACAGCGCCGATCCCACGACTCCCTCGCGCACCCGGAAAGTACTGCGCGACATGACGCTTCTCTGCCTACGCCCGTGA
- a CDS encoding carboxyl transferase domain-containing protein, with the protein MALSGTTAREGYRAEHTKLVDELKSRLAVAALGGSEKSRERHVSRGKLLPRDRVDTLLDPGSPFLEISPLAANGLYDDECPGAGVIAGIGRVSGRECVIVANDATVKGGTYYPMTVKKHLRAQEIALQNQLPCIYLVDSGGAFLPRQDEVFPDREHFGRIFYNQATMSAQGIPQIAAVLGSCTAGGAYVPAMSDEAVIVRNQGTIFLGGPPLVKAATGEVVTAEELGGGDLHSKVSGVTDHLAEDDQDALRIVRNIVATLGPRAERPWDVISAVPASAPQTDLYDVVPTDPRTPYDVHAVIDRIVDGSEFQEFKAEYGKTLVTGFAHIEGHPVGIVANNGVLFAESAMKGAHFIELCDKRKIPLLFLQNIAGFMVGRDYEAGGIAKHGAKMVTAVACARVPKLTVVIGGSYGAGNYSMCGRAYSPRFLWMWPNARISVMGGEQAASVLSTVRSEQLDSAGNPWSAEDEEAFKAPIREQYEAQGNPYYSTARLWDDGIIDPADTRTVLGLALSVCANAPVEPVSYGVFRM; encoded by the coding sequence ATGGCACTGAGCGGAACCACTGCACGGGAGGGCTACCGGGCAGAGCACACGAAATTGGTGGACGAGCTGAAGTCGAGGCTGGCCGTGGCCGCACTCGGCGGCAGCGAGAAGTCGCGCGAGCGGCACGTCAGCCGAGGCAAGCTCCTGCCCCGCGATCGAGTGGACACCCTGCTCGACCCCGGAAGCCCGTTCCTCGAGATCTCCCCGCTCGCGGCGAACGGCCTGTACGACGACGAATGCCCCGGCGCGGGCGTCATCGCCGGCATCGGCCGGGTGTCCGGCCGGGAATGTGTGATCGTCGCCAACGACGCGACCGTCAAGGGCGGCACCTACTACCCGATGACGGTGAAGAAGCACCTGCGGGCGCAGGAGATCGCGCTGCAGAACCAGCTACCGTGCATCTACCTCGTCGACTCCGGCGGCGCGTTCCTGCCCAGGCAGGACGAGGTGTTCCCGGACCGCGAGCACTTCGGCCGCATCTTCTACAACCAGGCCACGATGAGTGCGCAGGGCATCCCGCAGATCGCGGCGGTCCTCGGCTCGTGCACCGCGGGCGGCGCCTACGTGCCCGCGATGAGCGACGAGGCCGTCATCGTCCGCAACCAGGGCACCATCTTCCTGGGTGGCCCGCCGCTGGTGAAGGCCGCCACCGGTGAGGTCGTGACCGCGGAGGAGCTCGGCGGCGGTGACCTGCACTCGAAGGTCTCCGGCGTCACCGACCACCTCGCGGAGGACGACCAGGACGCGCTGCGGATCGTGCGGAACATCGTCGCGACCCTCGGCCCGCGCGCCGAGCGTCCGTGGGACGTGATCAGCGCCGTCCCCGCGTCGGCGCCGCAGACCGACCTCTACGACGTGGTCCCCACCGACCCGCGCACCCCGTACGACGTCCACGCGGTCATCGACCGCATCGTGGACGGCAGCGAGTTCCAGGAGTTCAAGGCGGAGTACGGCAAGACCCTGGTCACCGGTTTCGCGCACATCGAAGGCCACCCGGTCGGCATCGTCGCCAACAACGGCGTGCTGTTCGCCGAGTCCGCGATGAAGGGCGCGCATTTCATCGAACTGTGCGACAAGCGCAAGATTCCGCTTCTGTTCCTGCAGAACATCGCAGGCTTCATGGTCGGTCGCGACTACGAGGCCGGCGGCATCGCCAAGCACGGCGCCAAGATGGTGACCGCGGTGGCATGCGCCCGGGTTCCCAAGCTGACCGTCGTGATCGGCGGCTCCTACGGTGCGGGCAACTACTCGATGTGCGGGCGGGCGTACTCGCCGCGGTTCCTGTGGATGTGGCCTAACGCCCGGATCTCCGTGATGGGCGGCGAGCAGGCGGCATCGGTGCTCTCTACGGTGCGCAGCGAGCAACTCGACAGCGCGGGCAACCCGTGGTCGGCCGAGGACGAAGAGGCGTTCAAGGCGCCGATCCGCGAGCAGTACGAGGCGCAGGGCAATCCGTACTACTCGACGGCCCGGCTGTGGGACGACGGCATCATCGACCCCGCCGATACCAGAACTGTTCTCGGACTGGCGCTCTCGGTGTGTGCGAACGCACCGGTCGAGCCGGTCTCCTACGGCGTTTTCCGGATGTGA